The Deinococcus koreensis genome window below encodes:
- a CDS encoding DUF2945 domain-containing protein, translated as MTIKVGDKVRWNSHGSHAEGKVVKIAHEDGEVSGFHYRATKDDPRYIVEVDGKKTAHTEDALSKI; from the coding sequence ATGACGATCAAGGTCGGAGATAAGGTGCGCTGGAACAGCCACGGCTCTCACGCCGAGGGCAAGGTCGTGAAGATCGCCCACGAGGACGGCGAGGTGAGCGGGTTTCACTACAGGGCCACGAAGGACGATCCCCGGTACATCGTGGAGGTGGACGGCAAGAAGACCGCGCACACGGAAGACGCGTTGAGCAAGATCTGA
- a CDS encoding redoxin domain-containing protein — translation MTRLPLLCALLLLPAQAVGVNQTPPELRGTSWLNTASPATLSPDAAPLASLRGRVVIVNFWVYSCINCHNSLPTLKGWYGRYRDQGLEIIGVHTPEFESDKPLANVRASLKDDGVSWPVVQDNDSFNWRAWSNSSWPTFYLLDRRGRLRAVHVGEISSRFPHAIPGLEATIQRLLVEK, via the coding sequence ATGACCCGCCTGCCCCTGCTGTGCGCCCTGCTGCTCCTGCCCGCCCAGGCGGTGGGCGTGAACCAGACGCCCCCGGAACTGCGGGGCACGTCCTGGCTCAACACAGCCAGCCCGGCCACCCTGAGCCCGGACGCCGCGCCGCTCGCCAGCCTGCGGGGCCGGGTCGTGATCGTGAACTTCTGGGTCTACTCGTGCATCAACTGCCACAACAGCCTGCCTACCCTCAAGGGCTGGTACGGCCGATACCGGGATCAGGGGCTGGAGATCATCGGTGTCCATACGCCGGAATTCGAGTCTGATAAGCCGCTGGCCAATGTACGGGCGTCGCTGAAAGACGACGGCGTGAGCTGGCCCGTCGTGCAGGACAACGACTCCTTCAACTGGCGGGCGTGGAGCAACTCGTCCTGGCCGACCTTCTACCTGCTCGACCGACGGGGCCGGCTGCGGGCCGTGCATGTCGGAGAGATCAGTTCCCGCTTCCCCCACGCCATTCCCGGCCTGGAGGCGACCATCCAGAGGCTGCTGGTCGAGAAATGA
- a CDS encoding ABC transporter permease, which yields MDNVVVEALVRALAVGTPLLLACLGAILNERAGVVNLGVEGMMAVGALAAFAVASASPDASLWAAVGAAMLAGAALSWLHALATVTLRANQFVSGLALALLGTGAAGLLGKKFEGLPLFNKVQDWNLGGFVVSPFTVAALLLAGALAFYLNATRWGLTLRSVGENPAAADVLGVNVGLVRTLAVLAGGALSGLAGAFLALSYRASWADNMTAGLGWIAVALVIFVGWRPLRAIAGALFFGFLYYLQFRLQGNSPVPTEVFSAMPFVLVLVVLALAGRRGQAGDAPAALGRAYVRGER from the coding sequence ATGGATAACGTGGTCGTGGAGGCGCTGGTACGGGCGCTGGCGGTGGGGACGCCGCTGCTGCTGGCGTGCCTGGGGGCGATCCTGAACGAGCGCGCTGGGGTCGTGAACCTGGGGGTCGAGGGCATGATGGCGGTGGGGGCGCTGGCGGCCTTCGCGGTGGCCTCGGCCTCGCCGGACGCGAGCCTGTGGGCGGCCGTGGGCGCGGCGATGCTGGCGGGAGCGGCGCTGTCGTGGCTGCACGCGCTGGCGACGGTCACGCTGCGGGCCAACCAGTTCGTGAGCGGGCTGGCGCTGGCGCTGCTGGGCACGGGCGCGGCGGGGCTGCTGGGCAAGAAGTTCGAGGGCCTGCCGCTGTTCAACAAGGTTCAGGACTGGAACCTGGGCGGTTTCGTGGTCAGCCCCTTCACCGTGGCAGCGCTGCTCCTGGCGGGCGCCCTGGCCTTTTACCTGAACGCCACCCGCTGGGGCCTGACCCTGCGCTCGGTGGGCGAGAACCCGGCGGCAGCCGACGTCCTGGGCGTGAACGTGGGGCTGGTTCGCACCCTGGCGGTGCTGGCGGGGGGCGCCCTGTCCGGGCTGGCGGGAGCGTTCCTGGCGCTGTCCTACCGCGCCTCCTGGGCCGACAACATGACGGCGGGGCTGGGCTGGATCGCGGTGGCGCTGGTCATCTTCGTCGGCTGGCGACCGCTGCGGGCCATCGCCGGGGCGCTGTTCTTCGGCTTCCTGTATTACCTGCAGTTCCGCCTGCAGGGCAACAGTCCGGTGCCCACCGAGGTGTTCAGCGCCATGCCCTTCGTGCTCGTGCTGGTCGTGCTGGCACTGGCCGGGCGGCGCGGGCAGGCGGGAGACGCCCCGGCGGCGCTGGGCCGGGCGTACGTGCGCGGAGAACGTTGA